The window CGGCGTCTGGCTGATCCTCGCCAAGAAGGGGACGACCGACCCGACGAGCCTGAGCTACGACCAGGCGGTCGTGGAGGCCCTCTGCAGCGGATGGATCGACGGCCAGCGCCGGTCGCGGGACGAGGCGACCTTCGTGCAGCGGTACACCCCGAGGCGCAAGACGTCGCTGTGGTCGCAGCGCAACATCGGCCTAGTCGAGGCGCTGATCGCCGAGGGGCGGATGCGGCCGGCCGGCCACGCCGAGATCGAGCGCGCCCAGGCCGACGGGCGGTGGGAGCGCGCCTACGCGGGTTCCGCCTCCGCCGAGACGCCCGAGGATCTGGCCGCAGCCCTCGCCGCATCCCCGGCGGCGGCAGCGACCTTCGAGCGCCTGAACGCCCAGAACCGGTACGCCGTGCTGCACCGCATCATCACCGCCCCGAGCGCCACCAGCCGCGGCAACCGTCTGGCGAAGCTGGTCGCGATGCTCGAGCGCGGCGAGACGCCCTACCCGCAGTAAGCCACCCGGCAGTAAGCCACCCGCAGTGAGCCACCCGCAGTAAGCCGGTGAGGCAGCAGTCCCGCAGCACGGCAACAGTCCAGCATCGCCGCTCGAAGCCCCCAGGACAAGCGTTGATCGCGCACGCCGGGCGGCCCTAGCGTTGCGTGCGTCAGCGCTCACCGAAGGGAAGACATGACCTCCAGCTCGCCGCACGTCGCCTCACTGATCGATTCGCCGGACACCTTCCAGAACGATGGCGGGCGCATCTCGCAGCTCACCCGTGACGACTTCCCGATCCTGAGGAGGATGTCGCTGAAGCGCATCGTGCTGGAACCGGGAGCAGTGCGCGAGCCGCAGTGGAACGTGAACGCCAACCAGATCGCCTACGTCGTGCGCGGCACCGTCCTCGTCTCCATGCTGGCCACCGCGGACGAGTTCGCGAGCTTCGTCGTGCAGGCCGGGCAGATGTATCACGTCGCCTCCGGGGCGATCTACCACATCGAGAACGTCGGCGAGGAGACCGCCGAGGTCATCGCCTCGTTGCGCAGCGCGCGCCCGGCGCACTTCTCGCTGCAGAACAGCGTGAACGCGATGACGGATGCGGTGCTCGGCAACACCTACGACCTTCCGGCGTCCGCGTTCCGGCCGTTCGACCGGCACGACGCCCAGCAGATCGTCCGGCGGGAGGGGCCGGCGCGCATCCCGGACACCGCCGGGCTCCCGAACGCGCACCTCTTCGATGTCGCCGGGCAGATCCCGCCGCTGTCCTACGCCTACGGCAGCGCCCGGCTGGCCCGTAAGCAGTTCTGGGCGGCGCTCGACGACCTCTCGATGTACTCGCTCGAGATCGGCGGCACCGGCATGCGTGAGCCGCACTGGCATCCCGTCACGGCGGAGCTCGGCTACGTGCAGAGCGGACACGCCCGGATGACGGTCCTCGATCCCGACGGCACCATCGACACGTACGAGCTCGAACCGGGGGATGCCTACTTCATCCCGCGCGCATATCCGCACCACATCGAGTCCCTCGGCGAGGAGGGCATCCACTTCCTGATCTTCTTCGACCAGCCGACGCCCGGTGACATCGGCTATCGGGCGACCGCCTCGGCGTTCTCCCGCGAGGTGCTGTCGGCGTCCTTCGGGGTGCCGGAGGCGCAGTTGCCCCGGTTCCCCTTCACGCCCGTCGACCCGCTCATCGTCGGTCGTTCGAATCCGGTCGACCCGGTGGAGCAGGCGGACTAGCCGGACCGCCCGGAAGCACATCCCGCCCGGACCGCCCGGACGCACATTCCGCCCGCGCCGTCCGCCCGTCACACCCCGCGCTTGCCCGCCCTCCGCCGCTCGCGCAGGTCGACCAGCCCGACGACCAGCGCCACTGCGAGCAGTGCCAGCGTGACGAGGTACCCGGAGCGCACGGCGGCGTGGTACTCGGAGACGGGATGCGAGCCCCCGCCCGGCACCGTGGCGAAGAACACCGCCGTGACGAGCGCCACGCCGACCGCCGTCCCGATGCGCTGGCCCAGCTGGGCGATGGAGCCCGCGGCGCTTCCCTCCTCGGGCGGGATCTCGGAGAGCGTGAGCGTCTGGTTGGGCGAGATCACGAGCCCGCCCCCGAGGCCGCCGATGAGCGTCGAGCCGGCCATGAACCAGACGGCGGACGGCGGAGGGGCCAGCGTCGCGGACGCGAGCAGCGCGGCGATCCCCACGATGACCACGACCAGTCCCGTCACGACCAGGCCGCGGCCGAAGCGCTGCACCAGGCGGCCGCCCACGAAGGCGGAGAGCGCGGCGCCGAGGGCGAACGGAACGCTGACGAGGCCTGCGGT is drawn from Leifsonia shinshuensis and contains these coding sequences:
- a CDS encoding YdeI/OmpD-associated family protein yields the protein MADDTRPDPEPLVVADQAAWRAWLDEHESTSDGVWLILAKKGTTDPTSLSYDQAVVEALCSGWIDGQRRSRDEATFVQRYTPRRKTSLWSQRNIGLVEALIAEGRMRPAGHAEIERAQADGRWERAYAGSASAETPEDLAAALAASPAAAATFERLNAQNRYAVLHRIITAPSATSRGNRLAKLVAMLERGETPYPQ
- a CDS encoding cupin domain-containing protein; its protein translation is MTSSSPHVASLIDSPDTFQNDGGRISQLTRDDFPILRRMSLKRIVLEPGAVREPQWNVNANQIAYVVRGTVLVSMLATADEFASFVVQAGQMYHVASGAIYHIENVGEETAEVIASLRSARPAHFSLQNSVNAMTDAVLGNTYDLPASAFRPFDRHDAQQIVRREGPARIPDTAGLPNAHLFDVAGQIPPLSYAYGSARLARKQFWAALDDLSMYSLEIGGTGMREPHWHPVTAELGYVQSGHARMTVLDPDGTIDTYELEPGDAYFIPRAYPHHIESLGEEGIHFLIFFDQPTPGDIGYRATASAFSREVLSASFGVPEAQLPRFPFTPVDPLIVGRSNPVDPVEQAD